The Sulfurimonas hongkongensis genomic interval TTAGTTCTGGCTTTGGATTGTTTGGATCTTTTAAGTAGGACTTTCTAACCATTGGGTATTTAACTCTATCTTTTGCATAGACTAAGTCTTGTGTATGGTGTTGAAGAGAGTTTTCAAGCCCTGATACTTTTTGATAAGGTTCAGATTTTGTTAGTACGCCATCTTTAATTGTTAACTTTAACATTCCCCAGTGAGCAGCAGTTAAGACCTCTCCATTTTGAACTAGTTTTGTGGAAAACTTTACAATTGTTCCAGCTAGCAGATGCCCTCTACTTGTGAGAACATCTATGAATGGAACAGCTGCAAAGAGTGCAGCAAACTTTAGTACATTTCTTCTTTTTAAGTTTGTATTTTGCATGTTATTTTTCTCCTATGTCTTTTGAGTGTTTTTGTAGAAACTGTGTTACAAGATATACATCTTCTTTTGTCATTGCCGTTCTATTTGACATCGACTTTATCATGCTTGGCCATTGGTTTGATGTATATTCATTGTTTGGATGTGCTGGGTGACAGATGGAGCAGTTATCTTTATATATAGCCTCTGCATTTTTATATAAAGAGCTTAAATCTTCTGTCAGATTGTCATTTACTGTATAAGCAGTAAGGGCTACTTTGCTCCATTTTACGCCATCTTTGTCTTTACTAGTGGAGATAGTTTTGATATCAAACTTTGCCTTTTTACTAAGACCAGCAATTAAAATCCTTTTACCTGTTGTAAAATAGACTGCACTTGAGACGCCTTCTCTCATAAAGCCCTCAATCTCAACTTTTACCTTGCCATCTTTTTTCTCTAAGATTTTTACTTCTGAAGTAGGAAGCAATCTCCCCTCACTTCTTTTACCATCTGGCGATGTATATAGATTCTTAACAGAACTTGAGTACAAAGACTCATTTGCAAACAGGGATCCACTTAAAAAAATGAACCCGATCATTAAACTTTTTATCATTTTACTTCCTCATAAGATTTTTAACTCTTTAAATGATAATAGATTAAAGTAGCAAAATAGTCGAATAAATTGTTGTTGTGTTCGACTATTTTGCTACATTTTGTCAATACAATTTTTAAAATCGTAGATTAGGAATTTTTACTTGCTATTTTGGATGTAGGGTTTTAAAGTTAAAATGAGCATTAGAGTATAATGAGCAAGAAGGAATTGGTAGTGAAAAAAGAGCTTTTACATAAATTACAAAATCTAACTATTCTTTATGCAGAAGATGAAGAGGGTATACGAAAAAATATAGCTGATTCTCTTAGATATTATGTTAAAGAAGTTTATGAGGCAGGTGATGGCGAGGAGGCTTATCTTTTGTATGAGCAAAAAAAGCCCAATATTATATTTAGTGATATCCATATGCCAAAGATGGATGGTATCGAGTTTGTTAAAAAGGTGAGGGAAAAAGATTTAGAAACTGCTGTTGTTATGATAACTGCACACACAGATAAAGAGTATCTCTTAGATGCAGTTGAGCTTCACATGGAGAAATACTTTGTAAAGCCTATAAACTTTGAACAACTCTTAGGTGGGCTTGAGCGGTGTGTTCTTCAACTAGAACAAAACAAACTTGTTGTTTTGGATGTTGATAACTCCTATGTTTATGACTTTGATAACAAAAAATTGAACTACAAAGAGAAGTGGGTTACTCTTAACAAAAAAGAGATGCTTTTTTTTGAGGCACTTATCAAAAATCAAAACCGCATCACTTACTACGGCGAACTACAAGAGAGTGTTTGGGTTGATGATGTAATGACTGATAGTGCTTTGCGTTCACTTGTTCGCAATCTTAGAAAAAAACTGCCAACAGATATCATCTACAATCTATCAGGAGTAGGATATAAATTTATTTAAATACTTACTTATTTTACTTCTTTTTATTAATATAACTGATGCAAATGAGCTTCTAGTAAAAAAAACTCACTTTAGAGATGACGATGCAGCCTCTCGCGCTGCAACTCCTCTGCATCCAGACTCTCACATAAAGATATTTATCCCAAATGTTCCATATATTTACATTACCAAAGCCACAAATGCTGGACTTATTCGCTCTTATGATAATGAGAGAGGTTGGAAGTACGAACTAGCAAAAAGTCATAAAAGAGTGGACGATTTTACTTATGAGTTTGAGTTACGAAAGGGACTAAAGTTTCAAGATGGAAGCGAGTTTGATACTGCTGATGTGCTTTTGAACTTTGAGTACTTCAAGCGCTCTCCTTTTCTTTATACAAACATAGATAACGTAGACTTTGAGGTTATAAAGATTGATAAGTACAAGTTCAAAATAGTGCTAAAAGAGAAGTATGAGATGTTTTTTACAGACCTCGCTAATATCTACTTTCATACAAGAGAGTATCTTAAAAAGTATGGCTTTAAGGGCAGTGAGACTGAATCAACAACACATGCACCAGGTGCTTATGGGATGGGGCCATACATACTCAAAGAGGGTTATGCTCTAGGCTCAAAACATACACCAATCATAGAGTTAGAGGCAAATCCATACTACTACAATAAAGAGTACCCAAAGATAAGAAGAGTAACAGCTTACACACAACTAAGTGCCACAAAAGCACTAGAGATGATAACTCAAAAAGAGGGAGAGCTTGACTTTGCCCCTATTGCCTTTAACAAAAAGATAGAAGTTCTAACATCAAAGTATGCAAAGTTAAATATTAGCAAATCCACAAACAATTTTATAATCTTTTTTAATCTTATAAATGCGAATGAGAGACTAAAATCAAAAGAAGTAAGAGTAGCACTAAACCAAGCACTAAACCAAGAAAACTTACTAAACTTTGTATATAAAAACGAGGGCTATATCGCACCATTTGCAAGTTCTGTAAACTATGAGATAGTGAAAAAAGTCTTAAAAGATGCAAAACCAAAAGAACAAGAGAGTTATACAAAAGAGAAGATGCACAAACTACTAAAGGGTCTGCATCTAAAGGTCTTTACGCAAGATAGTTTTATGTTTTTGTTTAAGGGCATAGAGTATCAGTTAAAGAAGTATGGAGTAACACTTAGTTACACCATAACAAGTAGTGAAAAAGATATATATGAACAGTTGCTCACCACTCATAAATCGCAAAATACTCAAAAGTGGGACTTGCTTATCTGGGGAGATGATGACTGGTACTATGGTAATCCATGGAGTGTTCTTTTCATCTATGAAGATGAGAGCGCATGGTCAACCATAGGAAAAGACAGACTTATGAAGAGCTATATAGATGAGTTTTTTGTAACAAAGGTTGATTCAAAAGAGTATGAAGAGATAGTTTCAAAAATACTATATAGAGCAAAAGAGATGGCGTACACGCTAAGGGTTCCATCACCGAACAAAGTTACAGCACTAAATAAAGAGATCATCTATAAGCCATACAAAGGAGCAGTTATCCCCATTTGGGAGATGCAAATTACAAAAGACCACTACTCCATAAGAAAAACAAGAGAGTATCCTAAATACTTAGAACAACCCATAAAGCCAAAAAGAGGAAATTGTGAATAAAATAAGTATAAAATTTAAACTCAGAATCCTCTTTATCTTACTACTTCTAGCTATCTCAACTATAGGATATAAGTCTATATCTATAAGTCAAGATAACAAAGACAGACTTGAAGTGGTTCATAGCAAATCACAAACGCTTCTAGGCTTGCAAGATAAAATCATCACTCCACTCTATAATCTAAGAGAGCTAAGCCAAGCCTTAGTTATGGCACCAAACCAAAAGATAAGAGAGTCTATACTAGACAATTTGACTACAGCGATAAATGAACTTGATGATGCATTTTTAGAGTATTCAAAAGAGAATAAAATAGTTTACGAGATGTGGCTTCACTACAAGTCTCTTATAAAGGTGACAAAAGGCTATTTAAACTCAGAGTTTGAGGAAGGCGCTTATGTAAATATTACAACTGTTGGTAGAGCACAATTTCAACTCTTAGTTAAAGAGCTTTTGGTTATCCAAAGTGACTTGTTAAGTAAATCATCCATAGCTTATAGCGAAGCGGTAAAAGATGTTGCAAATATAAAAATAGAAATATTTGTTTCTCTATTTGTGATCTTGCTTTTTTCTATCATCATAGGTTCTTTAATATCAAATAATATCATCTCCTCTATATATAGAGTTCAAAATGGCTTAAGAGAGTTTTTTGAGTATATAAACCATAAGAGGGAAAAAGCAAACAGGATTGAACTTGTCTCAAATGACGAGTTTAGCGATATGGCAAACATGATAAATGAAAATGTTGAGACTATACAAAACAACATAGAAAAAGATGAGGCACTTATAAAAAATGCTACAAGAGTGCTACTAAGCATCAAAAGTGGGAACCTCGGAGACAGGCTTGATGGTCATACTCATAACATGGCTCTTGGTGAACTAAAAGAGATGATAAACGATATGATAGAAAACCTAGAAGAAAAAATCCAGCAAGAGATAAATAAAAGACTTGAAAACGAACAGATATTACTACAACAGTCAAAGCTTGCATCTATGGGTGAGATGATAGGAAACATAGCACATCAGTGGAGACAACCACTCGCTCAAATCATAGCGATTTTTATGAATATGAAGGTTACTTATGACTTTGATAAGTTTACACCAATCTATCTAAACCAAAAGATAGAAGAGGCAGATAAACTAACACAATACATGTCACAAACCATAGATGACTTTCAGAACTTTTTCAATCCACATAGTGTAAAAGAGGTGTTTTGTGTTGAGAGAGCTTGTAGAGATGCGCTTTTTATAGTTGAGTCTTCACTTAAACACAACCATATAAAAGTAGAGTTTGAAGTCTTAGATGAGTTAAAGATTTTAGGACATAAAAATGAGTACTCTCAGGTTGTACTAAATATCATAAACAATGCAAAAAATATCCTCTTAGAAAAAAAGATAAAAGAGCCACTTATAAAGATAGAGATAAAAGAGGGAGATAACTTTGCAATAGTGAAGATTTGGGATAATGGTGGAGGGATACCAGACGAGTTTTTAGATAAAGTGTTTGAGCCTTACTTCACAACTAGACACAAAACTCAAGGAACTGGCATCGGTCTCTATATGTCAAAAAATATCATAGAGAAAAATATGCAAGGCTATTTGAATGTCAAGAATATTGGTGATGGAGCTTGCTTTACTATATAAGGTACAAAAACACTAAAGTTCACTTGCCCATTTGATGGCATCTAGTCCATACTTTTCTCTAAGTTTATGTGTCTGCTCGCTTAGTGTTTTCATCTTTTGATCATCTTCAAAACCTATGAGGGAGAGCTCTTTTTTAGAGTCTCTTGTAAAGCTTGAGCAGTTGATGCTAAGCCTGATGGCGTGGAGTCTCTTGTGGATGTCTGCCTCATTAAAGAGGCTCAAGCAAAGAGAGTCAAACTTTTTTTCTGTAAATATCTCAGCTAGTGAGATGTTTTTATGTGAACTTTGTCGCATCTCATAAGAGATGCTAAGATGAAAAACAGTTGGGATGACATCAAGTTTTAAGATAGCGTAACTTAGATGTCTGGCTAAGATATGCACTCTTCGTCTTAACTCACCTCTATCAAAGATGGGGTCAAATGTTCTTGAGATGCCGATGGACTTTCTTTTGTGAGTTGTCTTAATGTTCTCATCTGAGAGACCGCAAACTCTTTTATAAAGCTCTTTTGCGTAAGGCCCCCACGACTCAATAGTGCCACGTCTCTGCTGTAACTCTCCTAAAGTACGAATCTGAACAGAGCTTAGCTTCTCCTGCATACTTTTACCAATGCCAGCAAACTCTTTAACAGGGATATCTTTTATAAAAGAGTCAACACCGTTTGCATAGATAGTTTTGCATCCAAAAGGTTTTGCGCTTGAAGTGGCTAGCTTTGCGATGAAGCGAGTGTTTGCCGCTCCGATGGATACTGGGAGTTTTAGCTCTCTTTTTATCTCATGTCTAAGGTTATCAATAAACTGCTCAACTTCATCATCTTCCACCCAACCAGACAAATCACCATAAAACTCATCGATGCTGGCTTGCTCAATGAGAGGGATTTTTGACTGTAAAAACTCATGAAGCTTATGCGAGAGCTTTTGATATAGAGACATGTTTGGTGCTTTTATGATGAGATGTGGACAGAGCATCAAAGCCTCTCTTATGGTCATAGCAGTTTTAATCCCAAAAGAGCGAGCTTCATAAGATGAGGTAGTTAAAATCCCACGAACTCTTCCATCTGTATCTACAAAAGCATCTATATCATCACTCTTCTCATAAGTTTTATAAAAAGTGCTAACAAAAGAGCCAGAGTTCTCAAGGTTAACACTCTGCTTCTTTGCTTCTTTTGTAAAAATCTGAGCATCACTTCTCCCACCAATAGCCACAGGTTTCCCCTCCAATGATGGCTCACTAATGCGAACGGCACTTACAAAAAAGCAGTCTATATCTATGTGTATTTTCATAGTTAGAATTATAGGGGATTTTAAATAAAGAAGTTAAAAATATGACAAGTTGTCAAGAAAAATAAAACTGCGAACTTTGGGATCAAGAGCAGTTTGTAAAGCCTCACTTCCGAGTTATTTCACACTCTCAGTGTAGAGGAGTGCTAAATAGAAGCAGAGAAATCTTATTTGAAAACTTAGATATTCATTTGTGGATAGATTATGCTATTATAACTTACTATATAGCTATAAAAAGGGGCATACATGAAAAAAAGAACCAAAATTATAGCCACTGTTGGCCCAGCATCTGATTCGCTTGAGGTTATAGAGGCACTTATCTTAGCAGGTGTTAATGTTTTTCGACTAAATTTTTCACACGGGACGCATGAGTACCATTATGAAGTTCTGCATAGAATTCGTCAAGCTGAAAAAAACACAGGGCTTTTAACTGGCGTTTTACAAGATATTAGCGGACCAAAGATTCGTGTGGGTAAGATTGATGAGCCTTTTAAGCTTAAAGAAAATGATACTGTAGAGTTTGTTGCAGAAGATATCTTAGGCGTGCAGCTCGGTGAAAATAGCTACCGCACTTGCATCAATCAGCCAACTATTTTAAAGCAGTTGCACATAGGCGATTATATATATCTTTATGATGGAATGATCCGTACAAAAGTTATCGAAGCCTCTGCATCTAATGTAAAAGTTGTTGTAGAAAATAGTGGAATGCTCTCCTCGAAAAAGGGTGTAAATTTTCCTAATACTCGTTTGGGCATAGAGATAATCACAAAAAAAGACAAAGAAGATATACTTTGGGGCATTGAAAATGATGTTGATTTTATGGCTATCTCTTTTGTTCAAAATGCATCAGATATGATTCAGGCAAGAGAGATTATCAAACAGAACAACGGCAGAGTGCAGCTCTTTGCAAAGATAGAAAAATTTGATGCAGTTGAGAATATTGATGCTA includes:
- a CDS encoding response regulator transcription factor → MKKELLHKLQNLTILYAEDEEGIRKNIADSLRYYVKEVYEAGDGEEAYLLYEQKKPNIIFSDIHMPKMDGIEFVKKVREKDLETAVVMITAHTDKEYLLDAVELHMEKYFVKPINFEQLLGGLERCVLQLEQNKLVVLDVDNSYVYDFDNKKLNYKEKWVTLNKKEMLFFEALIKNQNRITYYGELQESVWVDDVMTDSALRSLVRNLRKKLPTDIIYNLSGVGYKFI
- a CDS encoding HAMP domain-containing sensor histidine kinase — its product is MNKISIKFKLRILFILLLLAISTIGYKSISISQDNKDRLEVVHSKSQTLLGLQDKIITPLYNLRELSQALVMAPNQKIRESILDNLTTAINELDDAFLEYSKENKIVYEMWLHYKSLIKVTKGYLNSEFEEGAYVNITTVGRAQFQLLVKELLVIQSDLLSKSSIAYSEAVKDVANIKIEIFVSLFVILLFSIIIGSLISNNIISSIYRVQNGLREFFEYINHKREKANRIELVSNDEFSDMANMINENVETIQNNIEKDEALIKNATRVLLSIKSGNLGDRLDGHTHNMALGELKEMINDMIENLEEKIQQEINKRLENEQILLQQSKLASMGEMIGNIAHQWRQPLAQIIAIFMNMKVTYDFDKFTPIYLNQKIEEADKLTQYMSQTIDDFQNFFNPHSVKEVFCVERACRDALFIVESSLKHNHIKVEFEVLDELKILGHKNEYSQVVLNIINNAKNILLEKKIKEPLIKIEIKEGDNFAIVKIWDNGGGIPDEFLDKVFEPYFTTRHKTQGTGIGLYMSKNIIEKNMQGYLNVKNIGDGACFTI
- a CDS encoding Y-family DNA polymerase yields the protein MKIHIDIDCFFVSAVRISEPSLEGKPVAIGGRSDAQIFTKEAKKQSVNLENSGSFVSTFYKTYEKSDDIDAFVDTDGRVRGILTTSSYEARSFGIKTAMTIREALMLCPHLIIKAPNMSLYQKLSHKLHEFLQSKIPLIEQASIDEFYGDLSGWVEDDEVEQFIDNLRHEIKRELKLPVSIGAANTRFIAKLATSSAKPFGCKTIYANGVDSFIKDIPVKEFAGIGKSMQEKLSSVQIRTLGELQQRRGTIESWGPYAKELYKRVCGLSDENIKTTHKRKSIGISRTFDPIFDRGELRRRVHILARHLSYAILKLDVIPTVFHLSISYEMRQSSHKNISLAEIFTEKKFDSLCLSLFNEADIHKRLHAIRLSINCSSFTRDSKKELSLIGFEDDQKMKTLSEQTHKLREKYGLDAIKWASEL
- a CDS encoding ABC transporter substrate-binding protein yields the protein MRSYDNERGWKYELAKSHKRVDDFTYEFELRKGLKFQDGSEFDTADVLLNFEYFKRSPFLYTNIDNVDFEVIKIDKYKFKIVLKEKYEMFFTDLANIYFHTREYLKKYGFKGSETESTTHAPGAYGMGPYILKEGYALGSKHTPIIELEANPYYYNKEYPKIRRVTAYTQLSATKALEMITQKEGELDFAPIAFNKKIEVLTSKYAKLNISKSTNNFIIFFNLINANERLKSKEVRVALNQALNQENLLNFVYKNEGYIAPFASSVNYEIVKKVLKDAKPKEQESYTKEKMHKLLKGLHLKVFTQDSFMFLFKGIEYQLKKYGVTLSYTITSSEKDIYEQLLTTHKSQNTQKWDLLIWGDDDWYYGNPWSVLFIYEDESAWSTIGKDRLMKSYIDEFFVTKVDSKEYEEIVSKILYRAKEMAYTLRVPSPNKVTALNKEIIYKPYKGAVIPIWEMQITKDHYSIRKTREYPKYLEQPIKPKRGNCE